Sequence from the Pontibacter pudoricolor genome:
GTGTGGATGATACCAGTTTTGTCAACTTTAAAGTCGATTTTACCAGCTTTTACTTCTTTAACAGCTTTCGCCACATCTTGTGTAACTGTACCAGATTTAGGGTTTGGCATCAGGTTACGAGGACCTAATATTCTACCTAAACGACCAACTTTAGCCATTACTGCTGGCATCGTGATGATCACATCAATGTCTGTCCAGCCTTTTTCGATCTTCTGAATATAATCATCAAGACCAACGAAGTCAGCACCTGCATCTTTAGCTTCCTGCTCTTTGTCAGGTGTAACTAATGCCAGCACTCTTACCTCTTTACCTGTACCATGCGGAAGGGTAACTATACCACGAACCATTTGGTCAGCCTTACGAGGGTCTACTCCTAAGCGTACATCTATATCAACAGAAGCATCAAATTTTGTAAAAGTAATGTCTTTTACAACTGAGGCTGCATCTGTCAAAGAATACTCTTTTGTTAGGTCGGCCTTAGCTAAAGCCGCTTTCCTATTTTTTGATATCTTCGCCATTATCCTCTAACTGTTATTGTTCGTTCCACGGAGCTTTGCCAGAAACTGTTATACCCATGCTTCTTGCTGTACCAGCTACCATTTTCATGGCAGACTCCAGTTTGAAAGCATTTAAATCAGGCATTTTCAGTTCTGCAATCTCTTTTACCTGATCCCAAGTAACTGAACCTACTTTGTTTCGGTTTGGCTCTTTTGAACCTACCTTAATTTTAGCAGCATCCATTAACAATACCGGAGCAGGGGGCGTTTTAATAACGAAGTCAAAAGACTTATCTGCATAGATTGTAATCAATACTGGTAACACTTGTCCTGGCTTCTCCTGGGTTCTAGCATTAAACTGCTTACAGAACTCCATGATGTTAAGACCTTTAGAACCAAGTGCAGGTCCAATCGGTGGCGATGGATTCGCTGCACCTCCCTTTACCTGAAGTTTCAGGTAACCTTTTATTTCCTTTGCCATTATTTATTTACTACGATTCTTTTTCTACTTGCATGTAATTTAGCTCAACCGGTGTATTTCTTCCGAAAATTTTCACCATTACATTAAGCTTTTTACGTTCTTCAAACACTTCTTCTACCGTTCCTGAGAATCCACTGAATGGTCCGTCCATTACTTTTATAGTTTCTCCAACTATAAATGGTGTATCCAATACTTCAGCTTGCTCTTCTGCTTCATCTACTGTTCCCAGTATTCTGTTAATTTCAGATTGACGAAGCGGAACCGGCTTTTTGCTTGCATCTCCTGTACCTGAACCCAAAAAGCCAATTACACCTGGCGTACTAATGATCAGGTGCTCAGCTTCGCCGTGGCTCAGGTCAGCATTTACAAGCACATAACCAGGAAAGAAGTTTCTTTCTCTGATTCTTTTTTTACCACCACGCATTTCATATACCTTTTCAGCAGGTATCAGAACTTGTGGCACATATTCACCCAGGTTATGGCGCATGATCTCATTTTCGAGATATGCTTTTGCCTTTTTCTCCTGTCCACTAACGGCGCGTACTACATACCATTTTAAATCAGCCATAGCTTCTTATTAAAATTGGTTATAGAACCACGTCAGTGACGAATCAAAAACAAAGTCCATGGCACCTACTACAAGAGCAAACACTAAAGAGCCTATTAGTACAAGTACAGAGCTATTCTGTAATTCTTTAAAGGAAGGCCATGAGACTTTATCTCTCATTTCCTCTACCGTTCCGTTTATATAGTCTTTAACGTTGCTCATCGTCTTAAATGCCTGAGTAATTAAATTTGCACGGGTGGAGAGACTCGAACTCCCAGCCAATGGTTTTGGAGACCACTACTCTACCAATTGAGCTACACCCGTAAAAAAATGCACACCATTAATTCAAATGGAGTGCAAATTTATTCAATTGTTTTTGAAAAACAAACCCGTTCCCAACTTATTTATCAGGAACGGGCTGCTTTTGTATAATTAGTCTAAGATCTCAGTAACCTGACCGGCACCTACTGTTCTACCACCCTCACGGATAGCGAAACGAAGACCTTTTTCCATTGCTACTTTGTTGATCAGGTTTACCTCTATAGTGATGTTATCACCAGGCATAACCATTTCTACTCCTTCTGGAAGCATGATCTCACCAGTTACGTCTGTTGTTCTGAAATAGAACTGTGGACGGTACTTATTGAAGAATGGCGTGTGACGTCCACCTTCTTCTTTAGAAAGAACATAAACTTCAGCCTTGAACTTCATGTGAGGCTTAACTGAACCTGGCTTACAGATAACCATACCACGACGGATATCGGTTTTCTCTATACCACGAAGAAGTAGACCTACGTTGTCACCAGCTTCACCTCTGTCAAGGATCTTACGGAACATCTCAACACCAGTAACTACTGACTTAAGGTTTTCAGCACCCATACCAAGGATTTCTACTGGCTCACCAGAGTTGATTACACCACGCTCGATACGGCCAGTTGCAACTGTACCACGACCAGTGATTGAGAACACGTCCTCAACTGGCATCAGGAATGGAAGGTCAACAAGACGAGCAGGAATTGGAATCCAGCTATCAACTGCAGCCATCAGCTCTTCAATAGTTTTCACCCACTTCTCATCGCCATTCAGACCACCTAGAGCAGAACCCTGGATTACCGGAATGTTATCACCATCGAAGTCGTAGAAAGAAAGAAGCTCACGGATTTCCATTTCAACAAGCTCAAGAAGCTCTGGATCGTCCACCATGTCCACTTTGTTCATGAATACTACAAGCTGAGGAACACCTACCTGACGAGCAAGAAGAATGTGCTCACGAGTTTGTGGCATTGGACCATCAGTAGCAGCAACCACAAGGATAGCACCGTCCATCTGAGCAGCACCAGTAACCATGTTTTTCACGTAGTCAGCGTGACCTGGGCAGTCAACGTGTGCATAGTGACGGTTTTCAGTAGCGTATTCTACGTGTGAAGTATTGATTGTAATACCTCTTTCTTTTTCTTCAGGAGCATTATCAATTGAAGAGAAGTCGCGAAGCGTAGCCAGACCTTTGTTAGCCAATACTGTAGTAATGGCAGCAGTCAAAGTTGTTTTGCCGTGGTCAACGTGACCGATTGTACCGATGTTTACGTGCGGTTTGGAGCGGTCAAATGTTTCTTTAGCCATTGTATGATATAAAATTAAGGTTAAAACGTTTAAGTTTAAGTTGTGCTCATTAACACGAACAGACTTAGAGCCAACGATGGGAATTGAACCCACGACCCCTTCCTTACCAAGGAAGTACTCTACCCCTGAGCTACGTCGGCTTTTAACTTTTCTAAATCTTTGTTTATACTAAAAAGGAAATCCATATACATGAAATTCCTTCCTGCAAAAACCCGTAAGATTTAAAATCTGTTCTACTGAGCGGGAGACGAGGGTCGAACTCGCGGCCTATAGCTTGGAAGGCTATCGCTCTACCAACTGAGCTACTCCCGCTTTTAAACTTTAAATGATTGAATAAGCGAATGAGCAAATAAATCACTACAATCCATTTACTCAATCATTTAAATTTGGTGGGGAGAGCAGGATTCGAACCTGCGAAGTCATTACAACAACGGAGTTACAGTCCGTCCCATTTGGCCGCTCTGGAATCTCCCCAAACGCTAAATTTAATCAGCTTTACTCTTTAAAAGCTTTGCGCCAGATGCGCTGTTCGTTCTAAAGAGATGCAAAATTAAGCGCTTTTTTATTACTGTCAAATAATCGTTCAAAAATTCTTTAAAAAAATTAGCCTATTTTGCCTAAAGCGCCTGGTTATACATCTCTATCAGGCGTTTATCTTTTTCCTGAGCCTTAATTTTTTCTAATATTTCTTTCACTTCAGGTTTATCCGACATTACCATCAAAGCCTGGAACGCAGCCATGCGCACATAATAGAGATTATTATTTTGTGCTATATCCGAAAGCATTGCTATAGTTTGTGGCGTATTAGTATTGCTATTGCTTGCCAGATAGGCTGCAAAACTCTGTAGCATGTAGTACTTACCACTGCCTTTACCGTTCTTAATCTTCTCCACGAACCAGTTATATTTCTCCGGCCCACCCTGTAAAGCGTAGAATGATCCTAAAGCAATGGCTACTTCTTCGTTCTCTTCCTTTTCAAATCTGCTCAGTTTTTGTTTTGTATCCTCGGAACCTGTACCGGCATATGCAATAATACCTGCTGCCACTACCTGGTACGAACTATCTTTCAGAGCTTCTTCGTAAATAGCCTTATAGGTATTCCCTCCCCAACCAGCAAGCAGTAAGGTAGCATCAGCTCTTACCGATCCTTTCTTATCCTGCCTTGCCATCTGTTTTACCTTAGCAACTATAGCTGGGTGCGTATCTGGCTTAATATCGACCAATGCATTTATGGCCATAGTTCTGATAAACCAGAAATCATTGCTCAGAGCATCCTGCAAAAGTTTAATCTCTGATCCTGCATTTTTGGAAAGTTCCGTCAGGGCTTCATATTCGGCCATTACCTGGTTGCTGTTATAAAACTGGTAACGGAGTTCTTCCGGGCTTTTCTCATGCTCAACTACACCAAGAAGTTGTTTCTCTCCATCAAAAAGAACTAACTGTGGCTGTGTAGCTACAGGAATTGTGAAGATTTGATTTGCTTTAGTGATCAGGATCGGATAATCTGTTTTTTTGCCATTTGACCAAACGGCTACCTTAAGCGGCAGGCGGTAAACAGGCGAATAAGTAGTATCCTGCAACTGCTGAACAGCTATAGTTAGCTGGCCATTCTGGAATGCATGACTCACTTTAAGCTCCGGATGCCCCGGCTTCATAAACCACTGATCAAAGAACCACATCAAGTCCTCGCCTGTCACATCCTCGAAAGCCATGCGCAGTTCAGCAACTTCTACATCAGAGAATTTATTTTGTGTGAGGTAACGGTTAAGCGATGCATAAAAAGCGTCGTCGCCTACATATTTGCGGAGCATGTGCAGCACCCGGCCACCTTTGGCATACGAGTGGCTGTCGAACATATCTTCCTTATCACCATAGCGGTAACGGATAAGCGGTTCTCTTTTTGTTTTTGCCTCTTCCAGGTACTGGTTCATTTCATCCATCTGGATGTAAGCAGCTTCGTCTGCCCCAAACTTATGCTCGGCCCATAGGTATTCGCTATAGTTGGCCATCGCTTCGTTAAGAGGCAGGTTAGCCCACGACTCTGTCGTTACATAATCACCAAACCACTGATGGAAAAGCTCGTGTGCAATAATGTTGTCCCAGTTCTTGTCCAGCAGTTCACGCTCGTTCAGTTGCAGGTCTTCCATAAACGTGGAAGCCGAAGTGTTTTCCATAGCACCGGACACGAAGTCGCGTACTACTACCTGTGCATACTTTGCCCAAGGATAGTTAACTCCAAGCTTTTTGCTGAAGAACTCCATCATCTCCGGCGTATTTCCGAATATCTTTTTGGCAGTGCCTTTATATTCCGGCTCTACATAATAGCTTACCTCCAGATTGCGCCACTTGTCTTTAACTACAGCAAAATCACCTATTGCCATCATGGCCAGGTAAGGAGCGTGCGGTAATTCCTGTTTCCAGTGCTCTGTTTTAGTACCGTCCGCATTCTGGCGCGACGACATGAAACTGCCGTTAGAGAGTGTGGTATATTTCTTATCTATAGTTATGTAGATATCCTGGGTCATGCGCTCGTTCGGAGCATCTATAGTTGGAAACCAGGCCGAGCTTGCTTCGGTCTCACCCTGCGTCCAGATCTGGCGCGGTTTGTTTGGCTCTGTGCCGAGC
This genomic interval carries:
- the rplA gene encoding 50S ribosomal protein L1 — encoded protein: MAKISKNRKAALAKADLTKEYSLTDAASVVKDITFTKFDASVDIDVRLGVDPRKADQMVRGIVTLPHGTGKEVRVLALVTPDKEQEAKDAGADFVGLDDYIQKIEKGWTDIDVIITMPAVMAKVGRLGRILGPRNLMPNPKSGTVTQDVAKAVKEVKAGKIDFKVDKTGIIHTSVGKVSFSPEQIAANAAEVIATLNRLKPSSAKGTYIKSITLSSTMSPAVIVDKNATI
- the rplK gene encoding 50S ribosomal protein L11, whose translation is MAKEIKGYLKLQVKGGAANPSPPIGPALGSKGLNIMEFCKQFNARTQEKPGQVLPVLITIYADKSFDFVIKTPPAPVLLMDAAKIKVGSKEPNRNKVGSVTWDQVKEIAELKMPDLNAFKLESAMKMVAGTARSMGITVSGKAPWNEQ
- the nusG gene encoding transcription termination/antitermination protein NusG, whose product is MADLKWYVVRAVSGQEKKAKAYLENEIMRHNLGEYVPQVLIPAEKVYEMRGGKKRIRERNFFPGYVLVNADLSHGEAEHLIISTPGVIGFLGSGTGDASKKPVPLRQSEINRILGTVDEAEEQAEVLDTPFIVGETIKVMDGPFSGFSGTVEEVFEERKKLNVMVKIFGRNTPVELNYMQVEKES
- the secE gene encoding preprotein translocase subunit SecE encodes the protein MSNVKDYINGTVEEMRDKVSWPSFKELQNSSVLVLIGSLVFALVVGAMDFVFDSSLTWFYNQF
- the tuf gene encoding elongation factor Tu, translated to MAKETFDRSKPHVNIGTIGHVDHGKTTLTAAITTVLANKGLATLRDFSSIDNAPEEKERGITINTSHVEYATENRHYAHVDCPGHADYVKNMVTGAAQMDGAILVVAATDGPMPQTREHILLARQVGVPQLVVFMNKVDMVDDPELLELVEMEIRELLSFYDFDGDNIPVIQGSALGGLNGDEKWVKTIEELMAAVDSWIPIPARLVDLPFLMPVEDVFSITGRGTVATGRIERGVINSGEPVEILGMGAENLKSVVTGVEMFRKILDRGEAGDNVGLLLRGIEKTDIRRGMVICKPGSVKPHMKFKAEVYVLSKEEGGRHTPFFNKYRPQFYFRTTDVTGEIMLPEGVEMVMPGDNITIEVNLINKVAMEKGLRFAIREGGRTVGAGQVTEILD
- a CDS encoding M1 family metallopeptidase, which gives rise to MNHRFLSIVGLATTMAFAGGCATHKEATNASKNNPDTSKAAVAQTEVPVWAPKNHEFNPSRTKKHDLLHTTLRVSFDWEKQYLHGLAELTLKPYFYPQNTLVLDAKGFDIHHVNLMKGYDGTPLKYKYDGQKLTIDLGKTYNRDEKYTIEIDYTAKPNELAAGGSDAITEDKGLYFINPLGTEPNKPRQIWTQGETEASSAWFPTIDAPNERMTQDIYITIDKKYTTLSNGSFMSSRQNADGTKTEHWKQELPHAPYLAMMAIGDFAVVKDKWRNLEVSYYVEPEYKGTAKKIFGNTPEMMEFFSKKLGVNYPWAKYAQVVVRDFVSGAMENTSASTFMEDLQLNERELLDKNWDNIIAHELFHQWFGDYVTTESWANLPLNEAMANYSEYLWAEHKFGADEAAYIQMDEMNQYLEEAKTKREPLIRYRYGDKEDMFDSHSYAKGGRVLHMLRKYVGDDAFYASLNRYLTQNKFSDVEVAELRMAFEDVTGEDLMWFFDQWFMKPGHPELKVSHAFQNGQLTIAVQQLQDTTYSPVYRLPLKVAVWSNGKKTDYPILITKANQIFTIPVATQPQLVLFDGEKQLLGVVEHEKSPEELRYQFYNSNQVMAEYEALTELSKNAGSEIKLLQDALSNDFWFIRTMAINALVDIKPDTHPAIVAKVKQMARQDKKGSVRADATLLLAGWGGNTYKAIYEEALKDSSYQVVAAGIIAYAGTGSEDTKQKLSRFEKEENEEVAIALGSFYALQGGPEKYNWFVEKIKNGKGSGKYYMLQSFAAYLASNSNTNTPQTIAMLSDIAQNNNLYYVRMAAFQALMVMSDKPEVKEILEKIKAQEKDKRLIEMYNQAL